In Brassica rapa cultivar Chiifu-401-42 chromosome A06, CAAS_Brap_v3.01, whole genome shotgun sequence, a single window of DNA contains:
- the LOC103871876 gene encoding serine carboxypeptidase-like 31, with the protein MDYHTKNISTWLISLWFTTLLILLPMVICTRQHRFDSPKQKSLLANEQDLVTDLPGQPDVSFRHYAGYVPVDESNGRAMFYWFFEAMDLPKEKPLVLWLNGGPGCSSVGYGATQEIGPFLVDANENGLKFNPYAWNKEANMLFLESPVGVGFSYSNTTSDYQKLDDDFTARDAFSFLCNWFEKFPEHKGNTFYIAGESYAGKYVPELAEVVYDNNNKNNGSSLHINLKGILLGNPETSDADDWRGWVDYAWSHAVISDETHRIITRTCNFSSDNTWSDDECSEAVDEVQKQYDEIDIYSLYTSVCIGDSARSSYLDSKQFKTNSHTSSKRVPPRRLGGYDPCLDDYARIFYNRADVQKSLHASDGVNLKDWRICNMDIFHNWTYIKPSVLPIYEKLIAGGLRIWVYSGDTDGRVPVLATRYSLSALELLIKTAWRPWYHEKQVSGWLQEYEGLTFATFRGAGHAVPSFKPSSSLAFFSAFLTGIPPPPSR; encoded by the exons ATGGATTATCACACCAAGAATATATCTACTTGGTTAATCTCTTTGTGGTTTACCACTCTCTTAATACTACTCCCGATGGTTATATGTACTAGACAACACCGGTTTGATAGCCCGAAACAAAAAAGCTTGTTGGCCAACGAGCAAGATCTGGTGACAGATTTGCCTGGACAGCCTGACGTGAGTTTCAGACATTATGCCGGTTATGTCCCTGTGGACGAATCCAACGGAAGAGCTATGTTTTATTGGTTCTTTGAGGCCATGGATCTTCCCAAGGAGAAACCTCTAGTTCTCTGGCTTAATGGAG GTCCAGGTTGTTCTTCTGTGGGATATGGAGCAACACAAGAAATTGGTCCCTTTCTCGTGGACGCCAACGAAAACGGACTTAAATTTAATCCATACGCATGGAATAAAG AGGCCAACATGCTGTTTTTAGAATCTCCCGTCGGTGTTGGCTTTTCGTATTCAAACACAACTAGCGATTATCAAAAACTTGACGATGACTTTACAG CAAGAGATGCATTCAGTTTTCTTTGCAACTGGTTCGAGAAATTCCCTGAACACAAAGGAAATACGTTCTACATCGCCGGCGAAAGCTACGCAG GAAAATACGTACCGGAGCTAGCAGAGGTCGTGTACGATAACAATAACAAGAACAATGGTTCATCGCTTCACATCAACCTTAAGGGTATTTTG CTTGGGAATCCTGAGACATCTGATGCAGATGATTGGAGAGGTTGGGTGGATTACGCATGGAGCCACGCAGTTATATCTGATGAGACGCATAGGATCATAACCAGGACTTGTAATTTCAGCAGCGACAATACTTGGAGCGACGACGAGTGCTCTGAAGCCGTAGACGAAGTTCAAAAGCAGTACGACGAGATCGATATCTATAGCCTCTATACATCGGTTTGTATAGGAGATTCTGCCCGATCGTCTTACTTGGATTCTAAACAATTCAAGACTAATTCTCACACCAGTTCCAAGAGG GTGCCACCAAGGCGCTTGGGTGGATATGACCCATGCTTAGACGATTACGCTAGAATATTCTACAACAGAGCAGATGTTCAGAAGTCTCTTCATGCGAGTGATGGAGTTAATCTCAAGGACTGGAGGATTTGCAA CATGGACATCTTTCATAACTGGACTTATATAAAGCCCTCAGTTTTGCCTATATACGAGAAACTGATTGCCGGGGGATTAAGAATATGGGTTTACAG TGGTGACACAGACGGAAGAGTTCCAGTACTCGCGACAAGGTATAGCTTAAGCGCACTCGAATTACTCATCAAGACAGCTTGGAGGCCTTGGTACCATGAGAAACAG GTAAGTGGATGGCTCCAAGAATACGAAGGTCTAACGTTTGCTACGTTCAGAGGAGCTGGACATGCGGTGCCTTCCTTCAAACCAAGCAGCTCTCTTGCCTTTTTCTCGGCCTTTCTCACCGGAATTCCTCCGCCACCGTCACGGTAG
- the LOC103871877 gene encoding uncharacterized protein LOC103871877, with product MRLESSFKALNQYRKKMFRRVKEAVMKTKKKKKQTMFQYDPSSYALNFDDGGEVPQRFSGDFKHCKITLIYVVSVKF from the coding sequence atgaGACTGGAGAGTAGTTTCAAGGCGTTGAATCAGTACCGGAAGAAGATGTTCAGGAGAGTAAAGGAGGCGGtgatgaagacgaagaagaagaagaaacagactATGTTTCAGTATGATCCATCTAGTTACGCCTTGAACTTCGACGATGGAGGAGAGGTTCCTCAAAGATTCTCCGGCGACTTTAAACACTGCAAGATCACTTTGATTTACGTTGTCTCTGTCAAATTTTGA